Part of the Rhodothermales bacterium genome, CACGATGGGGCAGCCGGCGGAAGGGACGCAATGGCAGCGCGGCGGCGTCGGGATGGCGATCTGGGAGGGAGTGGCGCTGCGGGACGTGCTGACGCGCGCCGGCGTGACGGATCAGGCGGCGCACATCCAGATGATCGGGCTGGACACCGAGGCGCCCGAAGGCGGCTTCCGCCGGCCGATGACGTTCGAAAAGGCGATGGACCCGGATACGATCCTGGCGTACCGAATGAACGGGGCGCCGCTTCCGAAGGATCACGGCTTCCCCGTCCGCGCGATCGTCCCGGGATGGGTGGGCAGCAACCAGGTCAAGTGGCTCGGCCGCATCGAGGCGCACACGCAGCCGGTGTGGAGTAAAAACGTGACGACGTCCTACGTCCTCATTGGCGACGCCTACCCGAAAGAGGGCGAGGCGGACGGCAAGATCATCACCGAGCAGTCCATCAAGAGCATCCTCATCCTCCCCTGGCCGGCGACGCTCGCGCCGGGTCGGCAGCTGCTGCGGGGCTACGCCTTCTCCCCACAGGGGCCTGTGGAGACGGTGGAGTGGAACGACGGGGGCGGCTGGAAGCCGGCGCGCCTCATCGATCCGCCGATGCAATACGCCTGGCGACGCTTCGAATTCGAGTGGGAGCCGGCCGCCGGCGCCCACACGTTGCGCACCCGGGCGACCGACGCTGCTGGCAATTCGCAGCCGGAGGAGGTGCCGTTCAACGAAAAGGGGTATCTTTACAACGTTCCTCTGGCGCACCCAATCACGGTGGCGTGAGTCGCATGAAGGAGTATGTCTTGCTTCTGGGGATCGTCCTTTCGGGAATCGGCTGCGCGGACCCTGCCGCCGACGCCCGCGCCCAGCAGGAGAGGGGGCAGGCCGCCTATGCCAGCTACTGTGCCTCCTGCCACGAGATCGAACAGGGTATCGGCCCGCGCCTCAAACGCGAAGTGCTTGCCACGCGGCTCTCGGCCGCCACACTCCTGGCTTACAACCGACGCAACATGCCTTATCAAGCCGGTAATACGCTGCCGTATGAACAGTATGTGGACATCACCGCCTACCTGCTCGTCCGCGGGGGATTTCTGGATTCAAGCCGCGTCTTTACCGAGTCGGACGCGGCCGGCATCTCCCTGGTCCTGGCGCGCGGGGCGCCCTGAAAAGCCGTCAGCCCCTGTTGAGATTCGCGTACTCACACCCCTATCTTACCACCGAACACCTTACAACCTGCATCCCGATATGCGTTACGCGTCACGGCTTACCACGCTACTCCTCCTCTGGGCCGTTGCCTCGAGCGCCCAGGCGCAAAGCTACGTCCTCGAGCGTCTCGACAACTCACCCCGGCAGCAGGAATGGGTGACCGTTCAGGCCGGCGATCGCCAGGTCGATGCCTTCGTCGTGTTTCCTGAGGGCGCTGAAAAGGCGCTCTCCGTGGTGGTGATCCACGAGAACTGGGGATTAAGCGACTGGGTCCGCGGCGTGGCCGACCGGCTCGCCGAGGCAGGATACATCGCCATCGCGCCCGACCTGCTCTCGGGCGCCGGCCCCGACGGCGGCAACACGCAATCCTTTGCCTCGGAGGACGACGTCAGCCTGGGGATCTCCAGGCTCGATCCCGCCGTCGTGACGAACGACCTTGCGGCGGTGACGGCCTATATGCGTGCGATGCCGGCGGCGAACGGCAAAGTGGCGGTCGCTGGCTTCGGCTGGGGCGGCGAGCAGGCCCTACGCTTCGCCACCAACCAATCTGATATAAAGGCCGCGATGGTATTTTATGGCGGCCCGCCAGCGGAAGGCTTCGAGCGCATCCAGGCGCCGGTCTACGGATTCTACGGCGGCGACGACCCCCGCATCAATGCAACGATCCCAACTACGGCGACGGCCATGCGGAATGCCGGCAAGATGTATCAGCCCATGCTTTACCCGGATTCAGGCCATGGCTTCATGCGCGACGGCCAGGACCCTGCCGGCACTGACCCCAATAAACGGGCCTTCGAGCAGGCATGGCAACGCTGGCTGAAGATCCTGGCGGGACTTTGAAAAGGTAAAAGGGAAAAGGAAAAAGGAAAAACAGGTTTTACCTTTTTCCTTTTCCCTTTTACCTTAATCGGACACCCTGTTCAGCCCGAGCGCCCGAATCAGCAGCCGCGGCAGGGGTTTGTCCACGGGGCGTTTACGGAGGTCCAGGTACCAGTTCCACTTTTTCATGATGGGCACCCGGTGGGTCTCGACGAACTCGATGAGGGTGCCGTCGGGGTCCTGGATGTAGCTAAAGTGCCCGCTGGCCTCGCCCATGTCGAACGAGTTCATGCTGTCGACGACGAAGGGGAAGCCGGCGTTTTTGCAGCACTCTTCAAGGGCGGACATGCCGTGAACGTCGAAGCAAAGGTGGATGAAGCCGAGATCGCCCCAGAACCGATCCTTGAAGGCCGGCACGGGGAATCGGTCCAGCACTTTGACGAGTTCGATGTGCGTTGCGCCGAATAGTGGACTGAACCCGCCCCGGCCCTGGTTTTCCTGTGCGAGGAGGATACGGCGCACACGGGTATTCCCTTCGGGACGTGCGCCGGCGAAATCCTCGAACACGCCTTCCGCCTCGTACACGACCCGCGAATAACCCAGCACGCCGCTGTAGAGGGTCCTCGCCTTATCGATATCCGATACCCCGATGATGCAACCGGCCACCCCGCCGGTGAGATGCCGGTTGGCGTGTGAGAACCAGCTGTCGGAGCCGACGATGTCGAACCGATTGCCGAACGGATCGGACACAAAAAAGTGCGGCCGGCCGGCGGGGTCGTTCAGAACCGGTGTCAGGCCGGCGAGCCCTGCGGCGGCGTATTGCCGGTGCGAAGCGGCGATATCGCGGGATTTGACACGGGCGGCAAAGAGGCCGTAGTCGCCCAGGCGGATGGGCTGCGCCGGCGCCGTTGGAGTCCGGCTTGTGAACTGCCAGATCTCCATCCCCCCGCCGCCCTGGAGATTGATCGCCAGCGTCGCATTGCGCGACTGCACGACGCCCCCCGTGAATGCCTGCATGAGGGGCGCATCGGCGGCCTCCTGGAAGACCGGGATGTCCATCCCGAAATGGCTTCGGTACCAGGCCCAGGCGGTAGCCATGTCGCTAATGCCGATACCTACCTGCTGGATGCCATTGATGCGGGCGTTCATGAACGAGAGGGTAGGGAGGTGTACGTCAGCGCGTCGGTTCCACGAGGTCGCCCGGGACGGTATAGACGTAGCCATCGCCCGACGCCGGCTCCAGGTTGAGCTGGTCGCGCAGCAGTTTGAAGGCCTCCAGGGTCCGGTCAACATCCTCGTCCGTATGAGAAGCCGTGGAGGTCATCCGGAACAGGACGACGCCTTTCGGGACCACCGGGTAGCTGACAGCCGACACGAAGATGCCGCATTTAGTGCGCAGCAGATGCATCGCTTCGGTAGCCGTCCGTTCGTCGCCGGCGGGGATATACACCGGCGTGATCGGGGAGGCCGTGGCGCCGACGTTGAAGCCCAGCTCCACCAGGCCATTGCGCAGTTTGTGGGTGATGCGCCACATCTGTTCGCGGAGCGCGTCCCCGTTTTCGACGATGTCCAGCGCGGCCATGACGGACTCGACGTAGATCATCGGGAGGCTCTTGGCGAAGATCTGGGTGCGCGCGTTGTAACGCACGTAGTCGATCACCCGCTCGTCGCCGGCCGTGACGCCGCCAATGGCCGCGAACGACTTGGCGAAGGTGCCGAAGTAGAGGTCGATCTGATCCTGGCACCCGAGCAACTCTCCGACGCCGGCGCCCGTCTTGCCCATGATGCCAAAGCCGTGGGCGTCGTCGACGAAGAGGCGTGCACCGTACTGGTTTTTCAGCGCGCAGATCTCGTCGAGCCGGCCCATGTCGCCCGTCATCCCGAACACGCCTTCCGTGACGACCAGCACGCCGCCCTTGCGGGTCTCGTTGACCTTCTGGAGCTGTTCCTCCAGGCTGTTCATGTCGTTGTGGCGGTAGACCCGGAACGGTTTGCCGCTCGAGGCGACGAGCGCACCGTCCACGATGCAGGCGTGCGAGAGGCTGTCGATGATGATCGAGTCGTTGCCGTCCACGACGGCGTCGATCGTCCCCATCACGCCCATGTAGCCGTAGTTGAAGACGATAGACGCCTCTTTCTGGAGGTAGCGGGCCATGCGGCGCTCGAGTTCGAGGTGCCGCTCGGTGTTGCCGGAAAGCATGCGCGACCCCATGGGCGACCACACGCCGTGCTGGCGGACGGCTTCTTCGGCCGCGCGCTGGATGGTCGGGTCGCCGATGAGGCCGAGGTAGTTGTTGATCGACCAGACGACCACTTCCTGCCCCTTGAATTTCATTCGGGGCGCCGGCGTGCCTTCCAGGATCGGCTGGGTGAAGTACTGGTCCTTCTGCTGGCGGTACTTGCCGAAGTAGCCGCCGTCCGTGTCGCACTTCTCGAACAGGTCCTTCTTTTCGGCCTTCTTCGACGCCGGCGCGGGGGCCGGAGCCGGCGCGCCAGTGAACTGGTACGAGAGCTTATCGGCCAGTTCGGACACGGTGAGGTCGTTCAGTGCCTCGTCCATCGGGACGGTGACCTTCAGGTTGCGCTCGATTTCGAGCTTCAGCTCGACGGTATCTAGCGAATCCAGGCCGAGCACGCTGAGCGACTGGTTCGGGTCGATGCTCGTAAAGGGCATCTTGAGGGCCTTGGCGACCAGTTGCTGGAGGAAAAACGACACCAGCGTCTTGCGCTCCGCGTGCGGCAGGTTGGCGAGCGCGCCGCGGTCCAGAAACGCCTCGGTCATTTCTTCTTCTTCCTCGGCGCGTGTTTCGAGGGCATGCTGCCCGATCACGTCCAGCGTGCCGGCGAGGTAACCGGTCCGGCACGCATGCCGCTGGATCTTGCCGCTGGATGTCTTCGGCAGGCTCATCGGCTTCAGCAGCATGATGGCCTGGACCTGGAGTTCGTGCACTTCCGAGACCGCCTTGCGGATCGCGCGGGCGATTTCCTCGACATTCAGGCCGCGCATGTGGGTTCGTTTCGCCTCGATCGCCACGGCCAGCTTCTCCTGGCCATCGACCGAGATGGAGAATGCGGCGGCGGCGCCGTGTTCGAGGGCGAGGTGGCTGTTTTCGACCGTCTTCTCGATGTCCTGCGGGTAGTGGTTGCGGCCGCGGATGATGATCAGATCCTTGAGACGGCCCGTGACGTAGAGGTGGCCGGCCAGGACGAATCCGAGATCGCCCGTGCGCATGTAGTCCACTCCCGGCGTTTCGGCGAGTGTCGCGTGGAACGTACGCTCGGTCTCCTCGCCGCGATTCCAGTAGCCTTTCGCCATGCTCGGGCCGGAAAGCCAGATCTCGCCGACGGCGCCGTCGGGCCGGCGGACGCCCGTTTCGGGGTCGACGATCTGGATGGTATTCCCCAGCCAGGACTGACCGCAGCTCACGAGGATGCGTTCGTCCTCCACCGTCCCTTTCGCGAGGATCACCTTGTTCTGTTCGAGCGCGGTGCCGCGTACGCGGAGGCGGTGTACCGGCGTTCCGACCGGGTTGGCGCCGACAAACAGGGTGGCTTCCGCCAGACCGTAACACGGCACGAAACTGGTCGCCGAGAAGCCGTGCGGGGTAAACACCTCGGTGAACCGGTCCAGGGTGTCGGAAGCCACCGGCTCGGCTCCGTTGTAGGCCGTCTGGAGCCGACTA contains:
- a CDS encoding cytochrome c, producing the protein MKEYVLLLGIVLSGIGCADPAADARAQQERGQAAYASYCASCHEIEQGIGPRLKREVLATRLSAATLLAYNRRNMPYQAGNTLPYEQYVDITAYLLVRGGFLDSSRVFTESDAAGISLVLARGAP
- a CDS encoding sulfite oxidase, translated to GELSLEPRIESLGGYLTPNELFFVRNNAYSIEVDAAGYRLEVAGDAVTTPLSLSYADLLAMPVHTVYAYLECGGNQRGFFASTMGQPAEGTQWQRGGVGMAIWEGVALRDVLTRAGVTDQAAHIQMIGLDTEAPEGGFRRPMTFEKAMDPDTILAYRMNGAPLPKDHGFPVRAIVPGWVGSNQVKWLGRIEAHTQPVWSKNVTTSYVLIGDAYPKEGEADGKIITEQSIKSILILPWPATLAPGRQLLRGYAFSPQGPVETVEWNDGGGWKPARLIDPPMQYAWRRFEFEWEPAAGAHTLRTRATDAAGNSQPEEVPFNEKGYLYNVPLAHPITVA
- a CDS encoding aminotransferase class I/II-fold pyridoxal phosphate-dependent enzyme yields the protein MNPTSLVDILRWRALHQPERLAYTYLIDGEIEGDRFTYAELDRRARSIAAKLQTMGVAGERVLLLYPAGIDYIAAFFGCLYAGAIAVPAYPPRKNRSMGRIEGIVGDADARITLTNDLIIGDIEGRFEEDEALKGMTVVSTDTIPLALADAWTDPGVGEDTIAFLQYTSGSTGTPKGVMVSHGNLLHNEGQMEAAFGTSADSVVVGWLPLYHDMGLIGNILNPLYLGYPCYFMAPVAFLQKPVRWLAAVSKYGATITGGPNFAYDLCARKIAPEDRVGLDLSRLQTAYNGAEPVASDTLDRFTEVFTPHGFSATSFVPCYGLAEATLFVGANPVGTPVHRLRVRGTALEQNKVILAKGTVEDERILVSCGQSWLGNTIQIVDPETGVRRPDGAVGEIWLSGPSMAKGYWNRGEETERTFHATLAETPGVDYMRTGDLGFVLAGHLYVTGRLKDLIIIRGRNHYPQDIEKTVENSHLALEHGAAAAFSISVDGQEKLAVAIEAKRTHMRGLNVEEIARAIRKAVSEVHELQVQAIMLLKPMSLPKTSSGKIQRHACRTGYLAGTLDVIGQHALETRAEEEEEMTEAFLDRGALANLPHAERKTLVSFFLQQLVAKALKMPFTSIDPNQSLSVLGLDSLDTVELKLEIERNLKVTVPMDEALNDLTVSELADKLSYQFTGAPAPAPAPASKKAEKKDLFEKCDTDGGYFGKYRQQKDQYFTQPILEGTPAPRMKFKGQEVVVWSINNYLGLIGDPTIQRAAEEAVRQHGVWSPMGSRMLSGNTERHLELERRMARYLQKEASIVFNYGYMGVMGTIDAVVDGNDSIIIDSLSHACIVDGALVASSGKPFRVYRHNDMNSLEEQLQKVNETRKGGVLVVTEGVFGMTGDMGRLDEICALKNQYGARLFVDDAHGFGIMGKTGAGVGELLGCQDQIDLYFGTFAKSFAAIGGVTAGDERVIDYVRYNARTQIFAKSLPMIYVESVMAALDIVENGDALREQMWRITHKLRNGLVELGFNVGATASPITPVYIPAGDERTATEAMHLLRTKCGIFVSAVSYPVVPKGVVLFRMTSTASHTDEDVDRTLEAFKLLRDQLNLEPASGDGYVYTVPGDLVEPTR
- a CDS encoding dienelactone hydrolase family protein produces the protein MRYASRLTTLLLLWAVASSAQAQSYVLERLDNSPRQQEWVTVQAGDRQVDAFVVFPEGAEKALSVVVIHENWGLSDWVRGVADRLAEAGYIAIAPDLLSGAGPDGGNTQSFASEDDVSLGISRLDPAVVTNDLAAVTAYMRAMPAANGKVAVAGFGWGGEQALRFATNQSDIKAAMVFYGGPPAEGFERIQAPVYGFYGGDDPRINATIPTTATAMRNAGKMYQPMLYPDSGHGFMRDGQDPAGTDPNKRAFEQAWQRWLKILAGL